CGAAATCATCGATCGCGAAACGGAAGCGCGGCTTGCCGTCTCCGGCTGCTCGTCGCTCGTCGGACGGGAGACACGCTCCGTCGTGCTGTTCGATATCGGCGGCGGTTCGTCGGAAATCGCCGTCATCCGCATCGGCGACAATCGCTTCAGCCGGCTGGCCAATCACATCACCCACTGGACTTCGCTGCCAGTCGGCGTCGTGACGCTGTCGGAGCGCCACGGCGGACGCGACGTGACGCCGGAGCTCTTCGAAGGCATGGTGCGCGAGGTCGAAGGCATGCTCGGGCGTTTCGATTGCCCGGAGATCGAGATCGCCCAGACCGGCGACTTCCACCTGATCGGCACGTCGGGCACGGTGACGACGCTTGCGGGCGTCCATCTCGACCTGCCGCGTTACGACCGGCGCAAGGTCGACGGCATCTGGCTGTCCGATGGCGAGGTCTCAGCCATGCAGGCAAAACTGCTCTCCTGGGATTTCGAAAGCCGCGCCGCCAATCCCTGCATCGGGCCCGATCGCGCCGACCTCGTGCTTGCCGGCTGCGCCATCCTCGAGGCGATCCGCCGTCGCTGGCCGAGCCCGCGCATGCGCGTTGCCGATCGCGGCTTGAGGGAAGGCCTGCTGACCGACATGATGGCCGATGACGGTGTGTGGCGCCGCAATCGCAATCGCCGCGGCCAGCGGGCTAGATAGGGGAAGGCATGACCAAGGCACCGATCGCGGGAAACCGCACCGGCCGCAAGCTCGGCCAGCGCGTCAAGAACAAGAAGATGAAGGCGTCCTCTCGCCAGTGGCTGCAGCGCCACATCAACGATCCCTATGTGCAGCGCGCCCAGCTTGAAGGCTATCGCGCCCGTGCCGCCTTCAAGCTGCTGGAGATCGACGAGAAATACCATATCCTGCGCGGCGCCAAGCGCATCATCGATCTAGGGGCTGCTCCCGGCAGCTGGTCGCAGATCGCCGCCAAAGTCACCGGCTCGACGGATGAGGATATCCGGGTGGCCGCGATCGACTTCCTCGAAATGGCCCAGTTGCCGGGTGTGTGGATCCTGCAGCTCGATTTCCTTGATCCGAGTGCACCGGGAAAGCTGATGGAGGCCGTCGGCGGCACGCCCGATCTCGTCATCTCGGACATGGCGGCACCCACCACCGGCCACCACCGCACCGACCATCTGCGCACCATGCACCTCTGCGAGGTGGCGGCCCATTTCGCCATCGAAGTGCTGGGGGAAGGCGGGCATTTCCTGACCAAGACTTTCCAGGGCGGCACCGAGCGCGATCTGCTCGCCATGCTGAAGCAGAATTTCCGCCAGGTCGTCCATGTCAAGCCGAACTCATCGCGGGCCGAATCGGTCGAGATGTTCCTGCTGGCTAAGGGGTTCAAGGGGCGCAAAGCTGAGGGCGACGCTGAAGAAGCTTGATCTCGGGCCGTTCCTTACGGACTATTTTAGGCAGAGCCATAGTCTGATAGGACATCGGCCTGCCTACCCAGGGTATTGCTTTATAGGCTGACATAGGTTCCAAGGAGCAACTGCTGAAGAACAATTCGGCTGCGGAGCCTATCGCTCGATCCTTGGCTCAAGCCCGCACCCTAGGCGTGTTTTTCTGCCCATTGGGCCCATCGTTGCATCGCTTCGCCGATCATTATTGAACAGAACTGTATCGATTAGGAAAGCTCGTTGCCGGAATGCCACTTCGAATAAAGCCATACATTTCCGCCGACTTGACAGCCGTGATCACGACCCTTAGCTAGGCAGCATCGACACGGTCAGGGGCCGGCAAATTTGAATTATTTAACACAACTCAAGATAGCGATTCTGGATTCTGGGACCGGAGCGGGAGGTGCGCGTGACCGAAATAACCGAATTGCGGTCTTTGCCTTTGCAATCCTTCCGGGTCTTTCCCCAAATTTTAACTCCTTCATCCTCTACGTGTCGGTGGTCTGGGCCGCCTACTGTCTGGTCACGGGCCGCTTTCCTCTGAACCTGTGGAAGTCGGACCGAGCAGTTGCCATTTGCATGACGATCTACCCGCTGGTGATGATCGCCAGCATCTTCATCAATCCGCCTTACTCCGAAGTGGGAGATTGGATATTCCGGCTCCTGCCCTTCTTTTCGATCTGGCTGATATTGCCACGAATGCGCCAATCTCCCGATGGCCGCCTTGTGCCGCTGTTTATCCTCGGTGCCGGGATCGGCATGATCGTTACCTTTCTCATGAGCCTGCTGCAGATCATCTTTCTGATGGAGAGAGCAGAGGCTGGGACGTCGAATGCTGCACTACTCGGAATCATAGGCCTGCTTTTCGGGGGCGTTGCGCTTCTCAACGTTCAATCTCCCAAAAGCGTGGAGCAAAGAATTGCGATCTTGGGATATGCCGCCGGCCTCGGCTGCGTGCTGCTTTCCGGAACGCGTTCGGCCTGGCTGGCCATTCCCGTCCATCTCGTCATTCTTCTCTGGTATTTCCGCAAACACAGCTTCCATCTCAGTTTGCGCAGTCTCGCCATTACCGGCTCTTTGCTGTTCGCCGGACTTATCGCGCTGGGCAGCGGCCAAATCATCCATCGCATCCACGCGCTGCAGGAAAATATGGCATCGCTTGAACGCAGTCAGGACGAGATTACCTCACTCAGCGCACGCGTCGCCTTATACAAAGGCGCGCTGGCAGCCATCAGCAAGGATCCATTGACCGGTTATGGCCCGCAGAACAGGATGCCCTCGGTCTTGGCGGAGCTACCCGAAAACATCAGGCCACAACTGCCCTATTCGCATGTCCATAACGGCTTTCTGACGGCGGGGATCGACGCCGGCGTTGTCGGCATCGCAGCGCTTTCGCTGCTGCTCCTGACGCCCTTGATAGCCGCGTGGAAAAAGGAACCCGGCCCCGGCAAGGACCTGTCCATGGCGATCGCTCTCCTACTCGTCAGCAGCTACGTCATTACCGGCAGCTTCGGCATCATGTTCAACCAAAAGGCATTGGATCCTATCTTCGCCTATATGGTCGCCCTTATTTGTGCGGACCGAGGTAGCACACGATTTGCGCCCGTCGTTCATAGCTGACCACCGGCGCGTAACCGCCCGTTGAAGCGCATCAAAAGAAGCAAGGCGGAAGGTCAAGCAGAGGAAGCTTGATCTTGGGCCGTTCCCGGCCGATGATGACGGTCCCATGCTTCTTTACGTCACGCTCGGAACCAACGACCTTGATCGCGCAGGGCATTTTTACGATGCCGTTCTGCCCGTGCTCGGCTATCGCCGCCAGCATTATTCGCAGGAGGAGATCGGTTATTCGGCCGGGGGCGATACGCGCTGCCGTTTCTGGGTGGTGACGCCGTTCAATCGCCGCCGGGCGACTGCGGGCAATGGCGCCATGGTCGCGTTCTCAGCCGATACGCGGGCGGCCGTCGATGCCTTCCATGCGGCGGCAATCGCGGCAGGTGCCGCCGATGAAGGCGGGCCGGGTCTGCGCTCCTACCATGCCCATTTTTATGCCGCCTATGTCCGCGATCTCGACGGCAACAAGCTCTCCGCCGTCTGCGAGAGCCCCGAATAGAAAGCTTACTTCGCGGCTTGTTGCTCGGCCTCGATCGGTCCCGCCAGGCGCCTTGAGCGGTGGCCGGAAACCAGCGCGCCGGCGTTACGATCCATCCTGATGAAGGGGATGGTCGCAATCACGGTCAATCCTGAGATGATGTAGAAGGCAAGGTGGAAATCGGCCACATCAAGTGCCTCGCCCCTGATATAGATCGAGCTTTCCAGGATCGCGGCCGCGACCGCGACGCCGAGCGCCAGGCTGATCTGCTGCATCACCGAACTCATCGAGGTCGCCTGGCTCGCCTGCGCATCGTCGATATCGGCAAAGGCGAGCGCATTGACCCCGGTGAACATGAAGGAGCGGGAGAAGCCGCCGATGAGCAGCACGCCGATGATGACGAGATGCGGCGTTGCCGGCGTGAACAGGCCGGTGATGACGGTGACGGCAGTCGTCACCATGGCGGCGCCGAGCAGCGTCGTGCGGAAGCCGATGGCGGCGAAGACGCGCTTTGCCATGAATTTGGTGGTGATCGCGCCGATCGCGCCGGCAAAGGTTATCAGGCCGGATTGGAACGGCGTCAGCCCGAAGCCGAGCTGCAGCATCAGCGGCGTCAGGAACGGCATGGCGCCGACGCAGATGCGAAACAGCGTGCCGCCCACGGTCGAGGCGCGGAATGTCGGGTTCTTGAACAGGTTCAGGTTGAGGATCGGCGCCGGGTGGCGCTTCGCGTGGCTGACATAGAGGACGCCGCAGGCAAGTCCGACCAACGTTGCGGCGACGCCGATGATCGGCGGCAAGGCCGGCAGGCTGACCACCGACAGGCCGAAGACGACCCCCGCGGCCGAAAGGGAGGTGAGCACGAAACCGGTGAAATCGAGCTTCGGCGGGGCTGTCGCCTCCACCTCCGGCAGGAAGATCGTCGCCAGCCAGATGCCGATGATGCCGACAGGCACGTTGATCAGGAAGATCCAGTGCCAGCTGAAATACGTGGTGATGAAGCCGCCGAGCGGCGGGCCGGTGAGCGGGCCGACCAGGGCCGGGATGGTGAGCAGCGCCATGGCCGAGACCAGATCGCTGCGCTTGGTCGTGCGCACCAGCACGAGACGGCCGACCGGCGTCATCATCGCACCGCCCATGCCCTGCAGGAATCGGGCAAAGACGAACTCGACAAGGCTGGAGGAGATGGCGCAGAAGATCGAGCCGATGACGAAGACTGATATGGCGAGCCGAAAGATTTTCTTGGCGCCGAACCTGTCGGCCATCCAGCCGCTGACGGGAATGAATACCGCAAGCGCCACCATATAGGAGGTCAGCGCCAGTTTCAGGGTGATCGGCCCGACATGGAGGTCTGCGGCGATCGCCGGCAGCGCCGTCGAGATCACGGTGGAATCCATCTGTTCCATGAAGAGAGCGACGGCGAGGATCAGCGGGACGATGCGGTTCATAGGCGGGAGCCTTGATGGGCGCGGATGGAAGCTGGAAGGCCCGTGCTGTTTAGTCCCAGTTTAGGGAGCTGCCAATGCTCTAATCCGCTTCGATGCGATGTTTGCTTCACGTCTGCGTGAGACGGCTTGTCCGACAAGCTCCGCTATCAAGATTGACATATGTTTACGCCGCCGTGGCAAGAAATCCGGCGGGGTGTCATCGGCCGCGCAGCGACAAAGCACGCGTCAGGGGGGGATGGATATATGGCAATTTCGACGCGAATGACACGGCGCACGCTTTTTGCCGCAAGCCTCGGCCTGCTGGCGGCGCCGGCAATTTTGAAAGAGAAGGCCGAAGCGGCCGTCACTGGAGCAAGCAGACGTATGGATATAACGCCTTTACCCGAAATCAATCAGTTCAAGCTCGGTTCCTATAGGTTCACCGTCGTCAGGGACGGGATCAATATCTCCGAAAAACCTTATGAGACCTACGGCACCAATCAGGATCCCGAAGCCGTCCAGGCGTTGCTGACCGCAAACTTCCTGCCGGCCGACAAGTTCCTGAACGGCTATGCGCCTGTTCTCATCGACACCGGCTCCGATCTCATTCTCGTCGACACCGGTTTTGGCGCGGCCGGCCGCGCCCGCGGGCTCGGAAAGCTCGCCGAAGGCCTGAAGGTGGCGGGATATTCGCCCGAGGACGTGACTTTGGTGGCTCTGACCCATCTGCACGGCGATCACATCGGCGGGCTGATGGAAGACGGCGCGCCCGCCTTCCGCAACGCCCGCTATGTCATCGGTGCGGCCGAATATGATTTCTGGTCGAACGCTGCGCGCGAGGGCACGCCGGCCGAGGCCGGGCACAAGGCGGTGCTCGCCAATGTGGCGCCGCTTGCCGAAAAGGCCACCTTCATCAAAGATGGCGCCGGCGTCGCGCCCGGCGTCACCGCAATGCTGGCGGCCGGCCACTCGCCAGGTCACATCGTGTTCCATGTCGAATCCGACGGCAAACGCCTCGTTGTGACCGGCGATACGGCCAACCACTATATCCTGTCGCTCTTGCGTCCGGACTGGGAGGTGCGTTTCGACATGGACAAGGCGCAGGCGGCCGCCACCCGCCGCAAGGTTTTTGATATGATCGCGGCCGACAAGATCGCATTTCTCGGCTACCACATGCCGTTCCCGGCGGTTGGCTTCGTCGAGCGACAGGATGGCGGCTATCGCTTCGTGCCGAAAACCTATCAGTTCGATATTTGATCGAAAGCGGCTCTGATTTCCCGGAATTGCTTTACGTGCATGGCACCCATGACGAGCCCGGCGCACAGGCCGGGCTTTTTCCTATTTCCTTCCTCTCATAGACGTGTTACCAGCCCTCGCCAACTTCCAAGCAACTCATGCACACCGCCGGGGCGGACGATTCGTTTCCGGGGCAGGTTGCATTTTCTATATGAAGGAAATTGGCCATGGCCCGCATCATTGAAACGGCAACCGGCGCGGACGCGCTTACCTTCGACGACGTGCTGCTGCAGCCCGGCCATTCCGAGGTCATGCCCGGCCAGACGAATATCGCGACCCGCATCGCCCGCGACTTCGATCTCAACATTCCGATCCTCTCTTCGGCCATGGATACGGTCACCGAAAGCCGGCTGGCAATCGCCATGGCCCAGGCTGGCGGCCTCGGCGTCATCCACCGCAACCTGACCCCCACCGAGCAGGCCGAAGAAGTCCGCCAGGTGAAGAAGTTCGAAAGCGGCATGGTCGTCAATCCGGTCACCATCGGACCGGAGGCAAAGCTTGCCGAAGCACTCGGCCTGATGAAATCGCACGGCATCTCCGGCATCCCGGTCGTCGAGAAGTCGGGGCGCCTCGTCGGCATCCTGACCAACCGCGACGTCCGCTTTGCCTCCGATCCGGAGCAGAAGATCCACGAGCTGATGACCAAGGACAATCTGGTCACCGTCAAGGAGAACGTTGACCAGCAAGAGGCCAAGCGCCTGCTTCACTCGCATCGCATCGAGAAGCTGCTGGTCGTCGATACCGAAGGCCGCTGCGTCGGCCTTATCACCGTCAAGGATATCGAGAAGTCGCAGCTGAACCCGAACGCCTCCAAGGATGCGCAGGGCAGGCTTCGCGCCGCCGCCGCCATCAGCGTCGGTGATGACGGCTTCGAGCGCGCCGAACGGTTGATCGAGGCCGGCGTCGACCTCCTGGTCGTCGATACCGCCCATGGCCATTCGCAGCGCGTCCTCGATGCCGTCACCCGGGTCAAGAAGCTCTCCAACTCGGTGCGGATCATGGCCGGCAATGTCGCCACCTATGACGGCACCAGAGCATTGATCGATGCCGGCGCCGACGCCGTCAAAGTCGGTATCGGCCCGGGTTCGATCTGCACGACGCGCATCGTCGCCGGCGTCGGCGTTCCGCAGCTTGCCGCCATCATGTCGGCGGTTCAGGCCGCACAGGATCAGGATGTGCCCGTCATCGCCGATGGCGGCATCAAATTCTCCGGCGACCTTGCCAAGGCGATCGCCGCCGGCGCTTCCGCCGTCATGATCGGCTCGCTGTTGGCCGGCACCGACGAAAGCCCGGGTGAGGTCTACCTCTACCAGGGCCGCTCCTTCAAGGCCTACCGCGGCATGGGCTCCGTCGGCGCCATGGCCCGCGGCTCGGCCGACCGCTATTTCCAGGCGGAAGTGCGCGACACCCTGAAACTCGTACCTGAGGGCATCGAAGGCCAGGTGCCGTATAAGGGGCCGGTCTCGGCCGTTGTCCACCAGCTCGCCGGCGGTCTCAAGGCGGCCATGGGTTATGTCGGCGGCAAGGATATCAAGGATTTCCAGCAACGCGCCACTTTCGTGCGCATCTCCGGGGCCGGTCTTCGCGAAAGCCACGCCCACGACGTGACGATCACGCGGGAAAGCCCGAACTACCCGGGCGCCGGTCTCTGACCATGAAGGCGGGCAGCGGGATTCCGCTCTGGATCATCACGCTGCTCGCCGCCCTTTGCCTTGCTGTGCTCGCCTGGACGACCTTCGGCTTCGTCGTTCCCTTCAAGCACGAAACCGGCCAGGCGGTGCTCGACACCTATTTTGCCGGCTA
This DNA window, taken from Rhizobium etli CFN 42, encodes the following:
- the guaB gene encoding IMP dehydrogenase yields the protein MARIIETATGADALTFDDVLLQPGHSEVMPGQTNIATRIARDFDLNIPILSSAMDTVTESRLAIAMAQAGGLGVIHRNLTPTEQAEEVRQVKKFESGMVVNPVTIGPEAKLAEALGLMKSHGISGIPVVEKSGRLVGILTNRDVRFASDPEQKIHELMTKDNLVTVKENVDQQEAKRLLHSHRIEKLLVVDTEGRCVGLITVKDIEKSQLNPNASKDAQGRLRAAAAISVGDDGFERAERLIEAGVDLLVVDTAHGHSQRVLDAVTRVKKLSNSVRIMAGNVATYDGTRALIDAGADAVKVGIGPGSICTTRIVAGVGVPQLAAIMSAVQAAQDQDVPVIADGGIKFSGDLAKAIAAGASAVMIGSLLAGTDESPGEVYLYQGRSFKAYRGMGSVGAMARGSADRYFQAEVRDTLKLVPEGIEGQVPYKGPVSAVVHQLAGGLKAAMGYVGGKDIKDFQQRATFVRISGAGLRESHAHDVTITRESPNYPGAGL
- a CDS encoding O-antigen ligase family protein, yielding MNYLTQLKIAILDSGTGAGGARDRNNRIAVFAFAILPGLSPNFNSFILYVSVVWAAYCLVTGRFPLNLWKSDRAVAICMTIYPLVMIASIFINPPYSEVGDWIFRLLPFFSIWLILPRMRQSPDGRLVPLFILGAGIGMIVTFLMSLLQIIFLMERAEAGTSNAALLGIIGLLFGGVALLNVQSPKSVEQRIAILGYAAGLGCVLLSGTRSAWLAIPVHLVILLWYFRKHSFHLSLRSLAITGSLLFAGLIALGSGQIIHRIHALQENMASLERSQDEITSLSARVALYKGALAAISKDPLTGYGPQNRMPSVLAELPENIRPQLPYSHVHNGFLTAGIDAGVVGIAALSLLLLTPLIAAWKKEPGPGKDLSMAIALLLVSSYVITGSFGIMFNQKALDPIFAYMVALICADRGSTRFAPVVHS
- a CDS encoding VOC family protein is translated as MLLYVTLGTNDLDRAGHFYDAVLPVLGYRRQHYSQEEIGYSAGGDTRCRFWVVTPFNRRRATAGNGAMVAFSADTRAAVDAFHAAAIAAGAADEGGPGLRSYHAHFYAAYVRDLDGNKLSAVCESPE
- a CDS encoding RlmE family RNA methyltransferase, yielding MTKAPIAGNRTGRKLGQRVKNKKMKASSRQWLQRHINDPYVQRAQLEGYRARAAFKLLEIDEKYHILRGAKRIIDLGAAPGSWSQIAAKVTGSTDEDIRVAAIDFLEMAQLPGVWILQLDFLDPSAPGKLMEAVGGTPDLVISDMAAPTTGHHRTDHLRTMHLCEVAAHFAIEVLGEGGHFLTKTFQGGTERDLLAMLKQNFRQVVHVKPNSSRAESVEMFLLAKGFKGRKAEGDAEEA
- a CDS encoding DHA2 family efflux MFS transporter permease subunit, giving the protein MNRIVPLILAVALFMEQMDSTVISTALPAIAADLHVGPITLKLALTSYMVALAVFIPVSGWMADRFGAKKIFRLAISVFVIGSIFCAISSSLVEFVFARFLQGMGGAMMTPVGRLVLVRTTKRSDLVSAMALLTIPALVGPLTGPPLGGFITTYFSWHWIFLINVPVGIIGIWLATIFLPEVEATAPPKLDFTGFVLTSLSAAGVVFGLSVVSLPALPPIIGVAATLVGLACGVLYVSHAKRHPAPILNLNLFKNPTFRASTVGGTLFRICVGAMPFLTPLMLQLGFGLTPFQSGLITFAGAIGAITTKFMAKRVFAAIGFRTTLLGAAMVTTAVTVITGLFTPATPHLVIIGVLLIGGFSRSFMFTGVNALAFADIDDAQASQATSMSSVMQQISLALGVAVAAAILESSIYIRGEALDVADFHLAFYIISGLTVIATIPFIRMDRNAGALVSGHRSRRLAGPIEAEQQAAK
- a CDS encoding MBL fold metallo-hydrolase, producing the protein MAISTRMTRRTLFAASLGLLAAPAILKEKAEAAVTGASRRMDITPLPEINQFKLGSYRFTVVRDGINISEKPYETYGTNQDPEAVQALLTANFLPADKFLNGYAPVLIDTGSDLILVDTGFGAAGRARGLGKLAEGLKVAGYSPEDVTLVALTHLHGDHIGGLMEDGAPAFRNARYVIGAAEYDFWSNAAREGTPAEAGHKAVLANVAPLAEKATFIKDGAGVAPGVTAMLAAGHSPGHIVFHVESDGKRLVVTGDTANHYILSLLRPDWEVRFDMDKAQAAATRRKVFDMIAADKIAFLGYHMPFPAVGFVERQDGGYRFVPKTYQFDI